The proteins below are encoded in one region of Chroicocephalus ridibundus chromosome 9, bChrRid1.1, whole genome shotgun sequence:
- the ANKDD1A gene encoding ankyrin repeat and death domain-containing protein 1A isoform X4 yields the protein MNALLLSAWFGHLRVLQILVNAGAKINCVNRNGRNLLHCAAQRGHIQVMEFIMEDLEDVYVDKTDKMDRTAFHLAAEYGRLEVVEFLIGLGCSHSAKDKEENTALHLAAKNGNLSVLQKIIGVGVDLDEKNSEGLTALHLAAEGGHSDCVKLLLEAGADVNAQTQKKMNCLHYAALHGYEEIARILMGAGIHTDAVNHQNASAMHIAVLQNFPAMVKLFIDAECDLDIPDNRQQTSLHIAAEHGRQDIAEMILIAGVNLKLTDKQGKTSLDVAARGNHINLADMIIKADRFYKWEKDNLNSDSDSWVAKHLTFKQDHRLETQHIRSVMWRLATKYLKPGEWKKLAHYWKFTDAHIRAIEQQWTGTKSYREHGHRMLLIWLHGVITAGENPIKGLYEGLVGIGRRDLAESIRKKANADSASPRKCIAM from the exons AATGGCAGGAACCTGCTCCACTGTGCGGCTCAGAGGGGACACATCCAGGTGATGGAGTTCATCATGGAGGACCTGGAGGACGTGTATGTGGATAAGACAGACAAG ATGGACAGGACAGCGTTTCACCTGGCTGCAGAGTATGGGCGGCTGGAGGTGGTGGAGTTCCTAATTGGACTGGGTTGTTCTCACAGCGCCAAAGACAAG gaagaaaatacagcattGCATTTAGCTGCTAAAAATGGCAAtctttctgtgctgcagaagaTTATAGGTGTTGGAGTGGACCTTGATGAAAAGAACTCA GAAGGACTTACAGCTCTGCACCTGGCTGCTGAGGGAGGTCACAGTGACTGTGTGAAGCTGCTCTTGGAAGCAGGTGCCGACGTCAATGCCCAAACCCAG AAGAAGATGAACTGCCTTCACTACGCAGCACTGCACGGCTACGAGGAGATCGCCAGGATCCTCATGGGCGCAGGAATCCACACAGACGCTGTTAATCAT CAAAATGCATCAGCAATGCACATTGCGGTACTGCAGAACTTCCCAGCTATGGTCAAGCTCTTCATCGACGCAGAGTGTGACCTTGACATTCCAGATAAT aggcagcagacCTCGCTCCACATCGCTGCAGAGCACGGCAGGCAGGACATTGCCGAGATGATTCTCATTGCAGGAGTTAATCTGAAGCTAACAGACAAG CAAGGGAAAACATCGCTGGATGTTGCCGCCCGAGGCAATCACATCAACTTGGCGGACATGATTATCAAAGCCGATCGGTTTTACAAATGGGAGAAG GACAACCTGAACAGTGATTCTGACTCCTGGGTGGCAAAGCACTTGACCTTCAAGCAAGACCATAGGCTGGAAACGCAGCACATACGCTCAGTAATGTGGAGATTAGCTACTAAGTACCTCAAACCTGGTGAATGGAAGAAGCTGGCACATTACTGGAAATTCACTGATGCCCACATTAGGGCCATCGAGCAACAATGGACAG GTACTAAAAGCTACAGGGAGCATGGCCACAGAATGCTGCTTATCTGGCTCCACGGCGTGATCACGGCAGGAGAAAATCCAATCAAGGGATTGTACGAAGGCCTTGTGGGGATCGGAAGAAGAGATTTAGCAG AAAGCATTCGGAAAAAAGCAAACGCAGACTCTGCCTCTCCACGGAAGTGCATAGCGATGTAA
- the SPG21 gene encoding maspardin, whose product MGEIKVSPDYNWFRSTVPLKKIIVDDDDSKVWSLYDAGPRSIRCPLIFLPPVSGTADVFFQQILALTGWGYRVIALQYPVYWDHLEFCDGFRKLLDHLQLDKVHLFGASLGGFLAQKFAEYTHKSPRVQSLILCNSFSDTSIFNQTWTANSFWLMPAFMLKKIVLGNFASGPLDPEMADGIDFMVDRLESLGQSELASRLTLNCQNSYVEPHKIRDIPVTIMDVFDQSALSTEAKEEMYKLYPNARRAHLKTGGNFPYLCRSAEVNLYIQIHLLQFHGTRYAAIDPSMVSAEELEVQKISLHTSNEQDEQ is encoded by the exons ATGGGAGAGATTAAAGTCTCTCCTGATTATAACTGGTTCAGAAGCACAGTTCCTCTTAAAAAG ataatagTAGACGATGATGACAGTAAAGTCTGGTCACTGTATGATGCGGGACCTAGGAGCATTCGGTGCCCGCTCATATTTCTCCCTCCTGTAAGTGGAACTGCAGATGTGTTTTTCCAGCAAATTTTGGCACTGACTGGATGGGGCTACAGAGTTATCGCT TTGCAGTACCCGGTGTACTGGGATCACCTTGAGTTCTGTGATGGATTCAGAAAACTGTTAGACCACCTTCAGCTGGACAAA GTTCACCTTTTTGGAGCCTCTCTGGGAGGCTTCCTGGCTCAAAAATTTGCTGAATACACACACAAATCCCCGAGAGTTCAGTCTCTGATCCTGTGTAATTCCTTTAGCGACACGTCTATCTTCAACCAGACATGGACAGCAAACAG cttTTGGCTGATGCCTgcttttatgctgaaaaaaattgtCCTTGGGAACTTTGCATCTGGTCCTCTAGATCCTGAAATGGCGGATGGGATTGATTTCATGGTGGACAGG CTGGAGAGTCTGGGCCAGAGCGAGCTCGCTTCAAGACTAACCCTCAACTGCCAGAACTCCTATGTAGAACCTCATAAAATTCGAGACATCCCTGTAACCATCATGGAT GTGTTTGACCAAAGCGCGCTTTCGactgaagcaaaagaagaaatgtatAAGCTTTATCCTAATGCCAGAAGAGCTCATCTCAAAACAGGAGGCAACTTCCCCTATCTCTGCAGGAGTGCTGAGGTCAACCTCTATATTCAG ATCCATTTGCTGCAGTTCCACGGTACCCGGTACGCAGCCATCGATCCCTCCATGGTCAGCGCAGAAGAGCTGGAAGTCCAGAAGATCAGTCTTCACACCAGCAACGAGCAGGACGAGCAGTAG